ATGAGGCTGCATTATGTGGGAGCAGTTTGGTCATTATAACCCACGACCAACGGGTTACCCAACATTTTTCAAATCAAATTGTGCTATGAACCTTTTGTATTTAGCCTACCGCAACATGGTCTCAAAACCCTTGAATATGGTTTTGAGCCTGGTACTTTTGGTACTTAGCGTTTCCTTGGTCACTTTTGTCCTGCAGCTCGGTAAGCAACTGAATGGACAAATGGACAAGAACATTACCCCGGTGGACATGGTCGTTGGGGCCAAAGGGAGTCCATTGCAGTTGGTGCTTTCCTCCGTTTTGCATATTGACGTACCTACCGGTAACATTAAACTGGAGGAGGCAGAGTCCATTAAGAATCACCCCTTTGTAGGGTCGGCCATATCCGTTTCCTATGGGGATAACTACAAAGGGTATCGCATTTTGGGTACGGAACCGGGTTATTTGGATAACTATGGTGTTGTTTTAAGCGAGGGAGGTTTATTTCAACGACCTTTTGAAATAGTGGCAGGGAATACCGTTGCCAAAAAATTGGGACTCCAAATAGGGGATAGGATTACCAGTTCCCATGGTTTGGCCGCTGCCGGTGGGGAAGCACATGATGATCACCCCTATACCATTGCTGGAATTTTGGAGCCCTCCGGCACTGTGGTCGATCAGTTGCTGGTATGTGATTTGGAAAGTATCTGGGATGCGCACTCGCATCATGGAGAGGAACAGCACAATGAAGATGAAAAGCATGAAGAAGGGGAACATGACCACGAAGGACATGACCATGAGGAACCTGATCATGAGGAACATGACCACGAAGGACATGACCACGACCATGAAGGACATGATCATAAGGAACATGAAGGTGGAGAACAGGTTCATGATGAAGCTAACGACACCGGACACGATTATGAAGACCATGATGATGAACTTGAGATTACCTCTCTTTTGGTGAAATTCAAAAGTCCCCTGGGCCTGGTACAGTTACCGCGCTTTATCAATGAAAATACCAATATGCAGGCCGCCCTTCCTGGTTTTGAGATACAACGGCTTATGGGTTTCCTGGGTTCCGGCGTAAAGACCATAAACGGTATCGCTTTTGCCATTCTGTTCGTTTCTGGTTTCAGTATTTTCATCAGTCTATTGAAGACCATACGGGAACGAAGACAGGAATTGGCATTATTGCGTACCTATGGCCTGGGAACACGAAAATTGCTCTTCTTGGTATTGTTTGAAGGGCTGCTTTTGGCCTTGATAGGATTTTGGCTTGGATGGGTATTGGGTCGTTTGGCCCTGGCCCTGGCTTCGGGGTATATTGAATCGGGATATGGGTATGTTTTGCAATTGAATGGACCCAATCTTCCCGAGTTGTTACTTTTTGGGGTAACTTTGGTCATAGCCATTATTGCTGTTTTGTTGGCGTCCACATCGATTTTTAAATTGAACATTTCAAAAACGTTGGCCGATGTATAAACCATTTTTTTTGTTCCTTTTTCCTGTTTTCCTTATGGTTCAGAGCGTTTCTGCGCAGTTGGAAGTAACGTGGCAGGATTTCGCCGATGTGAATTTTGAACCGATGTACAATGAAAAGTACGACGTTCACTTTTTGATGCCCAAATTTGGGGAAAGGATTAAAACCTATCAGGGAAAGAAAGTCCAGATTACCGGGTATTTTTTGGATATTTCCGGAACAGGTGAAGTTTTTTTGGTTTCAGCCAATCCAATGGCTTCCTGCTTTTTTTGTGGTGCTGCAGGGCCAGAAAGTATCGTTGAGGTCAATTTTAAGGAAAGACCCCCCTTTAAGACGGACCAGGTTGTTCAGGTTACAGGCATCCTGGAATTGAACGGTAATAATGTAGATCATTGCAACTATATTTTAAAAGAGGCATCGGGAAAATTGGTGAATTGATATGAAGACCGTAGTGCTATTGTCCCTCCTGGTTTTTTCCATGGAACTGACGGCCCAAACCGCATTGGACTGGTCAGATTTGGAACGGGGCATCACTTGGAGAAAAAGCGACGCCAAAAAGGCATATCCCGGTTTTTTGGAAGCTGACTTTTCAACCAAACTCACGGATTTGGAAGGAAAGGAAGTTTCATTGATTGGGTTTCTTTTGGTATTGGATGGAAGTCAATCGGTCTACATGCTTTCCAAAAATCCAATGGCAAGCTGTTTCTTTTGTGGTAATGGCGGGCCAGAGACCATCTCGGAAATTGCATTTGCCCAAAAAACCTCCTTTGCCATGGATGATTTGATTACGGTAACGGGAATCCTACGTTTAAATCGGGATGACCCGACCCGCTGTTACTACCTCATCGAACAAGCCGAAGCCTTTGGTATCTAAATAGCAATCCAAAATGATCGGTGATGACCTTCTACAGCAACAAGGACTAAAAAGGACAAAATTGCGGATGGCACTTTTGGACTGTTTCCTAAACGCCAAACACGCACTGTCCTATCCAGATATTAAACAGACGTTGGGAGAAGGGGTGGACAAGTCCACGCTCTACCGAAACCTGAGCGCTTTTGAAGAGGCGGGCATCATCCATCGCATTAATGATCAAAGTGGTGTGGCGAAATATGCATTTGGCAAGGTCCACGATCATGGTCGCAATCATGCCCATTTTGTTTGCGAGCAATGCGAAACGGTCTATTGTATTGAAAAAGCGACAACAGTGGACATCAATGTTCCCAAAGGATTTAAAACCAAGACCATACAGACCATTATCAGAGGAATCTGTTCCGATTGTTAGCAACTCGATGGAAGGGGTAACCATGGCAACACCATACGGGCGTGTAGCAGGTATGCACAACATTTTTGGGTTAAAAGACCATTTACCAGAACGTATTTTCCAACATGGAAATAAGGGACATTCCAGCGGCCGCCCCCGAAATGAACACATTCCATTCACGGTGCTTGACCCTCAGGATATTGAGGAAAAGAAAGGCAACACCAACGATAAAAAGCACAACCAACAATTGACCAAGCTCTATACCAATGTTAAAGCCCAATAGGGGTATTACAATATCGGTAGGGTCCATGATCAGGGCCTTGAAGTAATTGGAAAAGTCCATGCCATGAATCAATCCAAAGAACAACGCCATGCTATAGTTTTGATTCATTCTTGAAGATTTTTCGGTAGTATTTGGACCAATGACATTGTGAAGGGCGGTAATGAATATGGTTGCTGGGATAAGGAATTTTATCAAATTTGAAGGAATTGAAAAAATGTCCAGGGACACCAGGACCAAAGTGATACTATGACCAATGGTGAAAGCAGTCACCAAAATTAAAATCTTCTTCCATTGTTCGATTCGATAGACCGCACAAAGCACTACCAAGAAAAGAATATGGTCATAAGCCGCCATATCGGCAATATGGTCAAAACCAAGTTTAAGATAAAACTCAAATGGGTGCATCTTAGAATTTCAGTTGGTGAACGGCTGTTTTTTTATTGAGCATCAAACTATTGGACTTTCCGTTGACATGGACATAGACGATGTTGTTTTGATCAAAGAACAAGTCGGTGAAAACGGCATTTTTGATTTCGAGGGAGGTCAGGGGCGATGGTTGTTGATATTCGAAGTAAACCCATAATGCGGTATTCTCACCTTCACCGCTCAATTTCTTATGCTTTATTTGCAATTCTACTGCCTTTTTATTGGCTTTTACATGGAAAAACTGATTGAGATAGTCCAACAATAGTTGATTGGCTTTAACGGATTCATTGGGCTGGCAAAAGGCGAGCTCCTTGCTGTAGGGGTCAAAAACCAAGGCCTCATTCACATCGGTTAAGAACAGTTTTAGGTTAATGGTCAGCAATTGTTTGCTTGATGTATACTCAATCTCGCACAACGAAAGCCTTAAAGGATGGGCGGCCATTTGCATGGACGCGGCCAACGTAATTAAAACAAATACTGATCTTAACACAGCTTGAATGCTTGCGAATTAGGAGGCTTCGTTGGATTGTATCTCCTTCGCCTTAGCCTGAACTTCCTTGAAAACACGGATGAGGTTACCGCCCCAGATTTTTCGGATCTGTTCCTCGGTATACCCACGCTTTACGAGTTCTATGGTGATGTTCATCACCTCACTGGCATCAAAAACCCCTTCGATTCCACCACCTCCGTCGAAATCACAACCAATTCCAACATGATCTATTCCTGCTACTTTCACAATATGATCGATATGATCGGCAACATGGGTAACGGTCGCGGGAGGGTTCGGGAATTTTTCATTCAACTCCTGAAAGGACTTCCGTAAAGCCGTTCGTTCTTCCCTTGTCATTTCCCCGATGGGTTTCATGTTTGCCCGGAGTGCAGCTACCGCAGAGTCCCGCTTTGCGTTCGGGGGAGCTTCCCTTAGATAGTCAGCAAGCATGGTAAGTTGGACAACACCACCATTTTCCGCCATCATCTTCAACATTTCATCGGTCATATTGCGTTCGTGATTGGTCACTGCCCTGGCGTTGGAATGGCTTGCAATAATTGGTGCCTTTGACAGTTTTACGGCATCATAGAATACGCTATCATTCCCATGGGAGACATCCACCATAATACCAAGGCGATTCATCTCACCAACGACCTTGGCACCAAAATCACTGATACCACCGTGTTCGGTTCCGTTTGGATCGGTAGCGGAATCGGCCAAATCGTTGTTGGAAGAATGTACCAGGGTGATATAGCGTACCCCTTTTTCAAAATACAGTTCAACATTGGAAAGATCTTTGCCGATGGGATAACCGTTCTCTATACCAATGTAAATGGCCCGTTTTCCTTCCTTTTCCAAAGCATACGCATCATCTGGGTTTAGCGCAAGTCCAACAATATCCGAATTCTTTTGGGTAGAGGCCACGATTGAATCCATCATTTGGAGGCAGAGTGCCTTAGCTCGGGTGTTGCCATCATCATCACGAATATCTTGAGCCACAAAGGCCGCAAAGAAGATGGCGTCCAACCCACCTTCAATCATCCGGGGATAATCCACCTTAGAGCCGGTTTCCCTGGGATCATGACGTTCGGCCATGTCAAAACCCGGTTCAATCATTCGCAAAGGGGTATCCGCATGGGTATCCAGGGTGAGCACACGTTCATGAATTTCAAGTGCCTTTTGAACCAGTTTGTCTTCTTCGGTTTTTGAATCAGTTGTAGCTGATTTTTCTTTACATCCACCAATGAACAATATCAGGAGGAAAAAAACGGGATAGCTTTGATGTAATCTAAACATGGATTCCGGTTAATGTTATTGATAAGAGTTAAATGTACAACAATAGATGGGGCAGGGGATACTTTTGGTATAAATCTTTCCAATCTTCAATCAACTTAGGCAAAATTAGCTGAGGACAGCTCTTGGATCAACTTTTCCATCATCTCCATACCTTTTTCCAATTGTTCATGGCTGATGTATTCATCAGCCCTATGGGCTTGGGCAATGGACCCCGGTCCACAAATGGCGGATTGAAAACCTTCATTTGCAAATTGTCCTGCTTCCGCTGCATAGGAAACTGTATTTAGTGTTGCGTTTCCCGAAAGTCTTTTGACCAAATCGACAATAGCATCATCGGCCTTGGTATCCAAATGGGGCACTGGAGGGTGGTTCTCAACGGTCTTTATGGAAAAATCGGGAAAAAGCTTCCGCAATTCTTCTTCCCGTTTGCGGCAGTAAGCCTCAAATTCTGCGACAATGGACCCCATATCATCCATAGGAATGGTGCGTAAATCCCAATAAAAATGGGCCTTATCGGCTATTACATTGGGCGCAATGCCTCCATCCACCAAACCAATGTGAATGGACGAGTGCGGCGGATGAAAACGGTCATCCAACCGCTGATTCGCAATTAGTTGGTCCATCTTGTTTTCCAGCCAAAGAATCAAACGCATGGATTCGTGGATGGCACTTACCTCTTGTTTTATACGGCTGCTGTGTCCGGCGGAGCCGTTGACATAGGTCTCAAGAATATAAATACCCTTCTGCCCAACAATGGGTTCCATCAGGGAAGGTTCACCAATGATGGCGTATTTTGGCGTTTCCCTATAATGGGTTTTCATGGCTTGGGCCAGTTCTGGCCCTGCCAAACAACCTACTTCCTCATCATAGGAAAAAGCGAAATAAATAGGCTTTTTCAGGTTGGCTTTTACCATTTGGGGCACTGCTGCCAAACAACAGGCAATAAAGCCCTTCATATCACAAGAACCCCTGCCATACCATTTTCCGTCCCCCTTTTCCGTCAGCACAAAAGGGTCCGTGGTCCATTCCTGACCTTCCACGGGTACTACATCCGTATGGCCGGAAAGAATGACCCCACCGTCGATATCCGGTCCTATCCTACAATGCAATGAGGCTTTGTTCCCTTCTGCATTGGGCAATAAATTCACTTCAACGCCATGGGAGGTAATGTAGTCCCTGATCCAATGGATGATACTTAAATTGCTTTCGCCCCCGAGTACCGGGAAGGAAACCAATTTTGCAAGGATGTGCTCAACTGTCATATAATTTAACTGTAATTTGTTGCTACTGCTATAATCAAGGCCAAAAACGCCAAGAGAAGGATGATGATCAATACGGGAAATATAAAACGGATCCATCTGTCTATAGGTACCCGACACATACTGAGCATGGCGATGAGCCCTCCCAAGGTTGGATTCACAAGGTTGGACAACCCATCACCAATCTGAAACGCCAAAATGGTAATTTGCCTGGTGAGTCCCAAGGATTCTCCCAGTGGTAGCATTACGGGCAAGGTAGCCAATGCCTGACCGCTTCCGGAAGGGATAAAAAAATTGATTACCGTTTGGGAAATGGACATGCAAATTGCCGAGGCGTATAAAGGCAATCCCTCCAAAACCATGGAAAGCCGATATGAAATAGTGTCACCAATATTTCCCATTTCCATAAGAACCTTTATGGTTGTTGCAAAGCCCACCATAAAAGCACCGGGTGCAGCGATTGCCACTGACTTTAAAA
The sequence above is a segment of the Muricauda sp. SCSIO 64092 genome. Coding sequences within it:
- a CDS encoding HupE/UreJ family protein produces the protein MHPFEFYLKLGFDHIADMAAYDHILFLVVLCAVYRIEQWKKILILVTAFTIGHSITLVLVSLDIFSIPSNLIKFLIPATIFITALHNVIGPNTTEKSSRMNQNYSMALFFGLIHGMDFSNYFKALIMDPTDIVIPLLGFNIGIELGQLLVVLFIVGVAFLFLNILRVKHREWNVFISGAAAGMSLISMLENTFW
- a CDS encoding dipeptidase translates to MFRLHQSYPVFFLLILFIGGCKEKSATTDSKTEEDKLVQKALEIHERVLTLDTHADTPLRMIEPGFDMAERHDPRETGSKVDYPRMIEGGLDAIFFAAFVAQDIRDDDGNTRAKALCLQMMDSIVASTQKNSDIVGLALNPDDAYALEKEGKRAIYIGIENGYPIGKDLSNVELYFEKGVRYITLVHSSNNDLADSATDPNGTEHGGISDFGAKVVGEMNRLGIMVDVSHGNDSVFYDAVKLSKAPIIASHSNARAVTNHERNMTDEMLKMMAENGGVVQLTMLADYLREAPPNAKRDSAVAALRANMKPIGEMTREERTALRKSFQELNEKFPNPPATVTHVADHIDHIVKVAGIDHVGIGCDFDGGGGIEGVFDASEVMNITIELVKRGYTEEQIRKIWGGNLIRVFKEVQAKAKEIQSNEAS
- a CDS encoding DUF6702 family protein, translating into MLRSVFVLITLAASMQMAAHPLRLSLCEIEYTSSKQLLTINLKLFLTDVNEALVFDPYSKELAFCQPNESVKANQLLLDYLNQFFHVKANKKAVELQIKHKKLSGEGENTALWVYFEYQQPSPLTSLEIKNAVFTDLFFDQNNIVYVHVNGKSNSLMLNKKTAVHQLKF
- a CDS encoding Fur family transcriptional regulator yields the protein MIGDDLLQQQGLKRTKLRMALLDCFLNAKHALSYPDIKQTLGEGVDKSTLYRNLSAFEEAGIIHRINDQSGVAKYAFGKVHDHGRNHAHFVCEQCETVYCIEKATTVDINVPKGFKTKTIQTIIRGICSDC
- the argE gene encoding acetylornithine deacetylase, which produces MTVEHILAKLVSFPVLGGESNLSIIHWIRDYITSHGVEVNLLPNAEGNKASLHCRIGPDIDGGVILSGHTDVVPVEGQEWTTDPFVLTEKGDGKWYGRGSCDMKGFIACCLAAVPQMVKANLKKPIYFAFSYDEEVGCLAGPELAQAMKTHYRETPKYAIIGEPSLMEPIVGQKGIYILETYVNGSAGHSSRIKQEVSAIHESMRLILWLENKMDQLIANQRLDDRFHPPHSSIHIGLVDGGIAPNVIADKAHFYWDLRTIPMDDMGSIVAEFEAYCRKREEELRKLFPDFSIKTVENHPPVPHLDTKADDAIVDLVKRLSGNATLNTVSYAAEAGQFANEGFQSAICGPGSIAQAHRADEYISHEQLEKGMEMMEKLIQELSSANFA
- a CDS encoding ABC transporter permease; the protein is MNLLYLAYRNMVSKPLNMVLSLVLLVLSVSLVTFVLQLGKQLNGQMDKNITPVDMVVGAKGSPLQLVLSSVLHIDVPTGNIKLEEAESIKNHPFVGSAISVSYGDNYKGYRILGTEPGYLDNYGVVLSEGGLFQRPFEIVAGNTVAKKLGLQIGDRITSSHGLAAAGGEAHDDHPYTIAGILEPSGTVVDQLLVCDLESIWDAHSHHGEEQHNEDEKHEEGEHDHEGHDHEEPDHEEHDHEGHDHDHEGHDHKEHEGGEQVHDEANDTGHDYEDHDDELEITSLLVKFKSPLGLVQLPRFINENTNMQAALPGFEIQRLMGFLGSGVKTINGIAFAILFVSGFSIFISLLKTIRERRQELALLRTYGLGTRKLLFLVLFEGLLLALIGFWLGWVLGRLALALASGYIESGYGYVLQLNGPNLPELLLFGVTLVIAIIAVLLASTSIFKLNISKTLADV